In one Nocardioides luteus genomic region, the following are encoded:
- the dnaJ gene encoding molecular chaperone DnaJ, giving the protein MTLDPYELLGVDKDADDATIKKAYRKLARQYHPDVNPDAESQEKFKEISHAYEVLSDPQKRAAYDRGGDPFGGGFGAQGAGFSFTDIMDAFFGGAGAGTGGAGRGPRPRVRRGQDALIRLDIDLAEAAFGVTRDLKVDTAVVCDTCGGEGAAEGSHPVPCETCHGQGEVAVVQRSFLGEIRTLRPCSACNGFGTVIPDPCRDCSGEGRVRSHRTLTVKIPPGVDDGTRVQLAEQGEIGPGGGPAGDLYVEIHVAKHATFTRRGNDLHCTAKVPMTAAALGTTLNLPTLEADLVGDGADQIDPEDASIQIDLKPGTQSGTDHVLRGRGVPGLRGGRGDLIVTINVETPTKLDLEQEALLRQLAEMRGEESVQGQLKAAHKGGVFSWFKDTLNGH; this is encoded by the coding sequence ATTACGTTGGACCCCTATGAGCTCCTCGGTGTCGACAAGGACGCCGACGACGCAACGATCAAGAAGGCGTACCGGAAGCTGGCGCGCCAGTACCACCCTGACGTCAACCCCGACGCGGAGTCGCAGGAGAAGTTCAAGGAGATCTCCCACGCCTACGAGGTGCTGAGCGACCCGCAGAAGCGGGCTGCGTACGACCGCGGCGGCGACCCGTTCGGCGGCGGCTTCGGTGCGCAGGGCGCCGGCTTCTCGTTCACCGACATCATGGACGCGTTCTTCGGTGGTGCCGGTGCCGGCACCGGCGGCGCCGGGCGCGGCCCCCGTCCCCGCGTACGCCGCGGGCAGGACGCCCTCATCCGGCTCGACATCGACCTGGCCGAGGCCGCCTTCGGCGTCACCCGCGACCTCAAGGTCGACACCGCGGTCGTCTGCGACACCTGCGGCGGCGAGGGTGCCGCCGAGGGTTCGCACCCGGTCCCGTGCGAGACCTGCCACGGGCAGGGCGAGGTCGCGGTCGTGCAGCGCTCCTTCCTGGGCGAGATCCGCACGCTGCGCCCGTGCTCGGCGTGCAACGGCTTCGGCACCGTCATCCCCGACCCGTGCCGCGACTGCAGCGGCGAGGGCCGGGTCCGCTCCCACCGCACCCTGACCGTCAAGATCCCGCCGGGCGTCGACGACGGCACCCGGGTGCAGCTCGCCGAGCAGGGTGAGATCGGTCCCGGCGGCGGCCCCGCCGGCGACCTCTACGTCGAGATCCACGTCGCCAAGCACGCCACCTTCACCCGCCGCGGCAACGACCTGCACTGCACCGCGAAGGTGCCGATGACCGCGGCCGCGCTCGGCACCACGCTCAACCTGCCGACGCTCGAGGCCGACCTCGTCGGTGACGGTGCCGACCAGATCGACCCCGAGGACGCCTCGATCCAGATCGACCTCAAGCCCGGCACCCAGTCCGGCACCGACCACGTCCTGCGCGGCCGTGGCGTGCCCGGCCTCCGTGGCGGTCGCGGCGACCTGATCGTGACCATCAACGTGGAGACCCCCACCAAGCTCGACCTCGAGCAGGAGGCGCTGCTGCGCCAGCTCGCGGAGATGCGCGGTGAGGAGTCCGTCCAGGGCCAGCTGAAGGCGGCCCACAAGGGCGGCGTCTTCTCCTGGTTCAAGGACACCCTGAACGGGCACTGA
- a CDS encoding GNAT family N-acetyltransferase has translation MSVSQSDLLLDDVLDNPVWHSLTGAHASLAEGTGLARRYRPDVSPFAAVSDPGSAQAWRDLAAAVGPGGTALITGAAGVCGEGWELVGGGEGVQLVETARVAAAPDPEAVVLGAADVPEMLDLVARTEPGPFEKSTHTMGTYLGLRDEGRLVAMAGQRMHPGGWIEISAVCTAPEARGRGLAGRLVRAVTADIHARGARALMHASVANTGAISVYLGLGFEERRRTTFELFRAPA, from the coding sequence GTGTCCGTCTCGCAGTCAGATCTTCTTCTCGACGATGTCCTCGACAACCCGGTCTGGCACTCGCTGACCGGTGCGCACGCCTCGCTCGCCGAGGGCACGGGGCTCGCTCGTCGCTACCGGCCCGACGTCTCGCCGTTCGCCGCGGTCTCCGACCCGGGTTCGGCTCAGGCATGGCGTGACCTGGCCGCGGCCGTCGGCCCCGGCGGCACCGCGCTGATCACCGGTGCCGCCGGTGTCTGCGGCGAAGGCTGGGAGCTGGTCGGAGGCGGCGAAGGGGTCCAGCTCGTCGAGACTGCTCGGGTCGCCGCGGCCCCCGATCCCGAGGCGGTCGTGCTCGGCGCCGCCGACGTGCCCGAGATGCTCGACCTCGTCGCTCGCACCGAGCCCGGACCGTTCGAGAAGTCGACCCACACGATGGGTACGTATCTGGGACTGCGCGACGAGGGCCGGCTCGTCGCGATGGCCGGTCAGCGGATGCACCCGGGCGGGTGGATCGAGATCAGCGCCGTCTGCACCGCCCCCGAGGCCCGTGGCCGCGGCCTCGCCGGCCGCCTCGTCCGAGCCGTCACCGCCGACATCCACGCCCGCGGTGCGCGCGCCCTGATGCACGCCTCGGTCGCCAACACCGGCGCCATCTCGGTCTACCTCGGCCTCGGGTTCGAGGAGCGGCGGCGTACGACCTTCGAGCTCTTCCGCGCTCCGGCCTGA
- a CDS encoding error-prone DNA polymerase has protein sequence MGWNNPEIPWKELERRLSGRPPSDPYGDAPISRRKKRLTDEEVRGPEGPVVPYAELHAHSDFSFLDGASSPSALVSEAIRKGLRGIAITDHDGFYGAPAFAEAAQKLGPTGESDRLLTVYGAELSLGLTKPQNGVADPEGSHLLVLARGVEGYRQLAGAITEAQLRGDEKGRPTYDLDELADRARSGSWLILTGCRKGAVRQALTGTGPIAAARALRELTDRFGRDNVVVELTDRGHPTDSYDNDLLAGIAREAGLPTVATNNVHYATPDRHRVADALAAVRARRTLSEIAGWLPAGPVAYVRSGEEMEHLFRRYPGAVARSVEIAEECAFDLRKATPKLPKRGIPEGETAASRLRHLTEEGFAERYAQAYAADPEFVEKARERVEHELDVIERKDFPGYFVIVHDIVEFARSQDILCQGRGSAAASAVCYALGITAIDPVFYELPFERFISEYREEEPDIDVDFDSDKREKVIQWVYDRYGRRNAAQVANIVGYRPKMAVRDAAKALGHSPGQQDAWSKHVGYSRVEAPDDVGIPAPVLALAAEIHGAPRHLGIHSGGMVLTEEPIGEVVPIERARMDKRTVIQWDKDAAEYMGLVKFDLLGLGMLAALDHMMNLAREHLGEGWTLATIPKEEPAVYDMLCRADSIGVFQVESRAQIGTLPRLQPRCFYDLAIEIALIRPGPVQGGAVHPYVRRATGREPVSYSHELLIPVLERTRGVPLFQEQLMEMGRVLGDFSHDDADLLRRAMGSKRGVERIDSLKEKLYRGMRAKGMTEQTAKAVYTQILSFANFGFAESHALSFAKLVYASSWFKLHYPAAFLAGLLRAQPMGFYSPQSLTQDARRHGVEVRRPDLIRSQAAADLEPLDDDVSPTGKDECRLDGTKTEWVPGTPDPTPEHRRDGNFAVRLGLDSVRGIGKDVAQRIVKARTEAPFKDSLDLSRRAGLERAQLEALATAGCLDVFTSSRRQALWQAGWTETEDQLEGVRFTAETPALPGLDPVEETLADLWATGVTPGSHPFAHLRAGLTAAGLPSIGDLPTSEPGRRITVAGLVTHRQRPGTAGGVTFINLEDETGMLNVVCSAGLWRKHRKIAVSTSVMLIRGILERNDGVTNLVADRLAPLEEIHPEAAKAIASRHRSRDFR, from the coding sequence ATGGGCTGGAACAACCCCGAGATCCCCTGGAAGGAGCTGGAGCGGCGGCTCTCGGGCCGCCCGCCGAGCGACCCCTACGGTGACGCCCCGATCTCGCGGCGCAAGAAGCGGCTGACCGACGAGGAGGTGCGTGGGCCGGAGGGCCCGGTGGTGCCGTACGCCGAGCTCCATGCCCACTCCGACTTCTCCTTCCTCGACGGAGCGAGCTCGCCGTCGGCGCTGGTCAGCGAGGCGATCCGGAAGGGGCTGCGCGGGATCGCGATCACCGACCACGACGGCTTCTACGGTGCCCCGGCCTTCGCCGAGGCGGCGCAGAAACTAGGCCCCACAGGCGAGAGCGACCGGCTGCTGACCGTCTACGGCGCCGAGCTGTCCCTGGGCCTGACCAAGCCGCAGAACGGGGTCGCCGACCCCGAGGGAAGTCATCTCCTGGTGCTCGCCCGAGGCGTCGAGGGCTATCGGCAGCTGGCCGGCGCGATCACCGAGGCGCAGCTGCGTGGCGACGAGAAGGGCCGGCCGACCTACGACCTCGACGAGCTCGCCGACCGGGCTCGCTCCGGCAGCTGGCTGATCCTGACCGGGTGCCGCAAGGGCGCCGTACGCCAGGCCCTCACCGGCACCGGTCCGATCGCCGCGGCCCGGGCGCTGCGTGAGCTCACCGACAGGTTCGGTCGCGACAACGTCGTCGTGGAGCTGACCGACCGCGGCCACCCGACCGACTCCTACGACAACGACCTGCTCGCCGGCATCGCCCGCGAGGCCGGCCTGCCGACGGTCGCCACCAACAACGTCCACTACGCCACGCCCGACCGGCACCGGGTGGCCGACGCGCTCGCGGCGGTCCGCGCCCGGCGCACCCTGAGCGAGATCGCCGGCTGGCTCCCGGCCGGCCCGGTGGCGTACGTCCGGTCGGGGGAGGAGATGGAGCATCTCTTCCGGCGCTACCCGGGCGCGGTGGCACGCAGTGTCGAGATCGCCGAGGAGTGCGCCTTCGACCTGCGCAAGGCCACCCCGAAGCTGCCCAAGCGCGGGATCCCCGAGGGCGAGACCGCCGCGAGCCGGCTGCGACACCTGACCGAGGAGGGCTTCGCGGAGCGCTATGCGCAGGCGTACGCCGCCGACCCGGAGTTCGTCGAGAAGGCCCGCGAGCGCGTGGAGCACGAGCTCGACGTCATCGAGCGCAAGGACTTCCCGGGCTACTTCGTGATCGTGCACGACATCGTCGAGTTCGCCCGCAGCCAAGACATCCTCTGCCAAGGGCGAGGCTCCGCGGCGGCGTCCGCGGTCTGCTATGCCCTCGGGATCACCGCGATCGACCCGGTCTTCTACGAGCTTCCGTTCGAGCGGTTCATCTCCGAGTACCGGGAGGAGGAGCCCGACATCGACGTCGACTTCGACTCCGACAAGCGCGAGAAGGTGATCCAGTGGGTCTATGACCGCTACGGGCGCCGCAACGCCGCGCAGGTCGCCAACATCGTCGGCTACCGGCCGAAGATGGCGGTCCGGGACGCGGCCAAGGCGCTGGGCCACTCGCCCGGGCAGCAGGACGCCTGGTCGAAGCATGTCGGCTACTCACGTGTCGAGGCGCCCGACGACGTGGGCATCCCCGCGCCGGTCCTGGCGCTTGCCGCCGAGATCCACGGGGCACCGCGCCACCTCGGCATCCACTCCGGCGGGATGGTGCTGACCGAGGAGCCGATCGGGGAGGTGGTCCCGATCGAGCGGGCGCGGATGGACAAGCGCACCGTGATCCAGTGGGACAAGGACGCCGCCGAATACATGGGCCTGGTGAAGTTCGACCTGCTCGGGCTCGGGATGCTGGCGGCGCTCGACCACATGATGAATCTGGCTCGCGAGCACCTGGGGGAGGGCTGGACCCTGGCGACCATCCCCAAGGAGGAGCCGGCGGTCTACGACATGCTCTGCCGGGCCGACTCGATCGGGGTCTTCCAGGTCGAGTCGCGCGCACAGATCGGCACCCTCCCTCGGCTGCAGCCGCGCTGCTTCTACGACCTGGCCATCGAGATCGCGCTCATCCGGCCCGGGCCGGTGCAGGGCGGAGCGGTCCATCCCTACGTACGCCGTGCCACCGGGCGTGAACCCGTCAGCTACTCCCACGAGCTGCTGATCCCGGTGCTGGAGCGCACCCGTGGGGTGCCGCTGTTCCAGGAGCAGCTCATGGAGATGGGCCGGGTGCTCGGCGACTTCTCGCACGACGACGCCGACCTGCTGCGCCGGGCGATGGGCTCCAAGCGCGGCGTCGAACGCATCGACTCGCTCAAGGAGAAGCTCTACCGGGGCATGCGTGCCAAGGGGATGACCGAGCAGACCGCCAAGGCGGTCTACACCCAGATCCTCTCCTTCGCGAACTTCGGCTTCGCCGAATCCCACGCGCTCAGCTTCGCCAAGCTCGTCTACGCCTCGTCGTGGTTCAAGCTCCACTACCCGGCCGCGTTCCTGGCCGGCCTGCTCCGTGCCCAGCCGATGGGCTTCTACTCACCGCAGTCGCTGACCCAGGACGCCCGCCGCCACGGGGTGGAGGTACGCCGCCCCGACCTCATCCGCAGCCAGGCCGCCGCCGACCTGGAGCCGCTCGACGACGACGTGTCACCGACCGGGAAGGACGAGTGCCGGCTGGACGGGACCAAGACCGAATGGGTGCCGGGCACCCCCGACCCCACCCCGGAGCACCGCCGCGACGGCAACTTCGCGGTGCGGCTCGGTCTGGACTCCGTACGCGGCATCGGCAAGGACGTCGCCCAGCGGATCGTGAAGGCCCGGACCGAGGCACCGTTCAAGGACTCCCTGGACCTGTCGAGACGCGCCGGTCTGGAGCGGGCCCAGCTCGAGGCGCTGGCCACCGCCGGATGTTTGGACGTGTTCACATCGAGCCGTCGCCAGGCGCTGTGGCAGGCGGGCTGGACCGAGACCGAGGACCAGCTCGAAGGGGTGCGGTTCACCGCCGAGACGCCCGCGCTGCCCGGGCTGGACCCGGTCGAGGAGACCCTCGCCGACCTCTGGGCGACCGGCGTGACCCCCGGCAGCCACCCCTTCGCCCATCTCCGGGCCGGGCTGACCGCGGCCGGACTCCCGAGCATCGGCGACCTCCCCACCTCGGAGCCCGGCCGGCGGATCACCGTCGCCGGCCTGGTCACCCACCGTCAGCGCCCCGGGACTGCGGGCGGCGTCACCTTCATCAACCTCGAGGACGAGACCGGCATGCTCAACGTCGTCTGCTCCGCCGGTCTGTGGAGGAAGCACCGCAAGATCGCGGTCTCCACCTCCGTCATGCTCATCCGCGGCATCCTCGAGCGCAACGACGGGGTGACCAACCTCGTCGCCGACCGCCTCGCCCCGCTCGAGGAGATCCACCCCGAGGCCGCCAAGGCCATCGCCTCCCGCCACCGCTCCCGCGACTTCCGCTGA
- a CDS encoding DUF3097 domain-containing protein encodes MSDRYGSDVLAGDWKKPKHGRAVETPAELGAVVEEVETDFVGEIVRIDRDLHTLTLEDRHGKRRTFPLGPGFWLEGKPVILTPPVTRAAPAKPTRTASGSVAVSDAKARVARESRIFVEGRHDAELVEKIWGDDLRIEGVVVEYLGGVDDLADHLVDFRPSRERRVGVLVDHLVKGSKEARIAESIRRSAVGQHVLIVGHPFIDVWQAVKPARLGLETWPNVPRSIEWKKGICQHMGWPHRDQADIARAWKHILGRVNSFGDLEPELLGRVEELIDFVTEPV; translated from the coding sequence ATGAGCGATCGCTACGGCTCCGATGTCCTCGCCGGCGACTGGAAGAAGCCCAAGCACGGGCGCGCCGTCGAGACTCCCGCCGAGCTGGGCGCGGTGGTCGAGGAGGTCGAGACCGACTTCGTCGGCGAGATCGTGCGGATCGACCGCGACCTGCACACGCTGACCCTGGAGGACCGGCACGGCAAGCGGCGTACGTTCCCGCTCGGTCCCGGCTTCTGGCTCGAGGGCAAGCCGGTCATCCTCACTCCCCCGGTGACCCGCGCGGCACCGGCGAAGCCGACCCGCACCGCCTCCGGCTCGGTGGCCGTCTCCGATGCCAAGGCGAGGGTCGCGCGCGAGTCGCGGATCTTCGTCGAGGGACGACACGACGCCGAGCTGGTCGAGAAGATCTGGGGCGACGACCTGCGGATCGAGGGTGTCGTCGTCGAATACCTGGGCGGTGTCGACGATCTCGCCGACCACCTGGTCGACTTCCGGCCCAGCCGCGAGCGGCGGGTCGGGGTGCTCGTCGACCACCTGGTCAAGGGCTCGAAGGAGGCCCGGATCGCGGAGTCCATCCGGCGCTCCGCCGTCGGTCAGCACGTGCTGATCGTCGGTCACCCGTTCATCGACGTGTGGCAGGCGGTCAAGCCGGCCCGGCTCGGGCTGGAGACCTGGCCGAACGTGCCGCGGTCGATCGAGTGGAAGAAGGGCATCTGCCAGCACATGGGCTGGCCCCACCGCGACCAGGCCGACATCGCCCGCGCCTGGAAGCACATCCTCGGCCGCGTGAACTCCTTCGGCGACCTCGAGCCCGAGCTGCTCGGGCGGGTCGAGGAGCTGATCGACTTCGTCACCGAGCCGGTCTGA
- the hrcA gene encoding heat-inducible transcriptional repressor HrcA produces MQNERRLSVLRAIVEDYVKTEEPVGSKALVERHGLGVSPATVRNDMAALEEEGYITAPHTSAGRVPTDKGYRLFVDRLTTVKPMTAAEKRAIAGFLDGAVDLDDVVTRSTRLLSQLTRQVAVVQYPTLSRSTVRHVELVSLAPTRLLLVLILSTGRVEQRLLEVTEEVSEETLATLRTQINSAVAGVVIAEAGEALRTIARPAGQSDDAPRDPLASAVAEALIEAMNDHRSDERISIGGTSNLARFGDSFDTAVRPLLEALEEHVVLLKLMGEATAGGLVTVRIGAEGPYQELSQTSVVATGYGPGDEALATLGVVGPTRMDYPGSMAAVRAVARYLSRILDEA; encoded by the coding sequence ATGCAGAACGAACGCAGGCTCTCCGTCCTCCGGGCGATCGTCGAGGACTACGTGAAGACCGAGGAGCCGGTCGGCTCCAAGGCGCTGGTGGAGCGTCACGGCCTCGGCGTCTCGCCCGCGACGGTACGCAACGACATGGCCGCGCTGGAGGAGGAGGGCTACATCACCGCCCCCCACACCAGCGCCGGACGGGTGCCCACCGACAAGGGCTACCGGCTCTTCGTCGACCGGCTGACCACGGTCAAGCCGATGACCGCGGCCGAGAAGCGGGCGATCGCCGGATTCCTCGACGGCGCGGTCGACCTCGACGACGTCGTGACCCGCTCGACCCGGCTGCTCTCCCAGCTGACCCGCCAGGTCGCGGTGGTGCAGTACCCGACGCTGAGCCGCTCGACCGTCCGTCACGTCGAGCTGGTCTCGCTGGCCCCGACCAGGCTCCTCCTCGTCCTCATCCTCAGCACCGGTCGTGTCGAGCAGCGGCTGCTCGAGGTGACCGAGGAGGTCTCCGAGGAGACCCTGGCCACGCTGCGCACGCAGATCAACTCGGCGGTCGCCGGCGTCGTCATCGCCGAGGCCGGCGAGGCGCTGCGCACGATCGCCCGCCCGGCCGGCCAGTCCGACGACGCCCCGCGGGACCCGCTCGCGTCCGCGGTGGCGGAGGCCCTGATCGAGGCGATGAACGACCACCGTTCCGACGAGCGGATCTCCATCGGCGGCACCAGCAACCTGGCCCGTTTCGGCGACAGCTTCGACACCGCCGTACGCCCGCTGCTGGAGGCCCTCGAGGAGCACGTCGTCCTGCTGAAGCTGATGGGCGAGGCGACCGCGGGCGGGCTGGTCACGGTGCGGATCGGTGCCGAGGGCCCCTACCAGGAGCTCTCCCAGACCAGCGTGGTCGCGACCGGCTACGGACCTGGCGACGAGGCCCTGGCCACGCTCGGCGTGGTCGGGCCGACCCGGATGGACTACCCCGGATCCATGGCAGCGGTGCGTGCGGTCGCGCGCTACCTCTCCCGGATCCTCGACGAGGCTTGA
- a CDS encoding PspC domain-containing protein produces the protein MATTTLSRPQNDKWIAGVCGGLGQRFGINSNLIRLAFVLSCLLPGPQVVVYLVLWIIMPKKSSY, from the coding sequence ATGGCAACCACAACCCTTTCCCGTCCTCAGAACGACAAATGGATCGCCGGTGTCTGCGGCGGCCTCGGCCAGCGTTTCGGCATCAACTCGAACCTGATCCGGCTGGCCTTCGTCCTCTCCTGCCTGCTTCCCGGACCGCAGGTGGTCGTGTATCTCGTGCTTTGGATCATCATGCCCAAGAAGTCGTCCTACTGA
- a CDS encoding DNA polymerase Y family protein produces MSRTLVVWCADWPVAAALGEQGLPRHLPAAVFAQNRVQASNQAAREFGIRRGMRRRDAQSRCPEVQVLAADDARDARVFEEVLVRLEELRPGVMPLRPGLVALRSPARFYGGEAEAGAAIAECVVGLGIWDVRIGIADELFTAEQAARSAGLQETYAVPADGGSTAFLRALPVHVLEDANAVSLLQRLGLTTLGGLADLPGADVKARFGAQAAWVRRVIHGEGARPVTGRTPPPELTTEVAFEPPLDSAEAVCFSSRQAAEGFVKGLAARQEVCTEVRIEIGMEDVADSCRTWAHPRWFSAVDLIDRLHWQLAGAVSAGGGGAVTRVRFVPEVAVSEAVHADGLWGGTDERVDRGIARVQGLLGHEAVVAPVLQGGRSPRDRQAYVPWGDRPSTLRDRTLPWPGSIPPPAPARVLADPWPAEVCDQAGRPVVVLPRGGVSADPVRYRPSAGEPWQRVASWAGPWPVTEAWWEPGGGRRVARFQLVGVDGRAWLATFDTDHWLTEASYD; encoded by the coding sequence ATGAGCCGCACGCTGGTGGTCTGGTGCGCCGACTGGCCGGTCGCCGCGGCGCTGGGCGAGCAGGGGCTGCCGCGGCACCTGCCGGCGGCGGTCTTCGCGCAGAACCGGGTCCAGGCCTCCAACCAGGCGGCGCGGGAGTTCGGGATCAGGCGCGGGATGCGGCGCCGGGACGCGCAGTCGCGCTGCCCCGAGGTTCAGGTGCTCGCCGCCGACGACGCCCGCGACGCGCGGGTGTTCGAGGAGGTGCTGGTGCGCCTGGAGGAGCTGCGCCCCGGCGTCATGCCGCTGCGTCCCGGGCTGGTCGCGCTGCGCTCGCCGGCACGCTTCTACGGGGGCGAGGCCGAGGCCGGCGCGGCGATCGCCGAGTGCGTGGTCGGGCTCGGGATCTGGGACGTACGGATCGGTATCGCCGATGAGCTCTTCACCGCCGAGCAGGCCGCGCGGAGCGCCGGGCTGCAGGAGACGTACGCGGTCCCGGCCGACGGTGGCTCGACCGCGTTCCTGCGCGCCCTGCCGGTCCATGTCCTCGAGGACGCCAACGCGGTCAGCCTGCTGCAGCGGCTCGGCCTGACCACGCTCGGCGGCCTCGCCGACCTGCCCGGCGCCGACGTCAAGGCGCGCTTCGGGGCGCAGGCCGCCTGGGTCCGCCGGGTGATCCACGGCGAGGGAGCGCGGCCGGTGACCGGGCGTACGCCACCGCCCGAGCTCACCACCGAGGTCGCCTTCGAGCCGCCGCTCGACTCCGCCGAGGCGGTCTGCTTCTCGTCCCGGCAGGCGGCGGAGGGGTTCGTGAAGGGCCTGGCGGCGCGGCAGGAGGTCTGCACCGAGGTGCGGATCGAGATCGGGATGGAGGACGTCGCGGACTCCTGCCGCACCTGGGCGCATCCGCGCTGGTTCTCCGCCGTCGATCTCATCGACCGGCTGCACTGGCAGCTGGCTGGGGCGGTGTCGGCCGGAGGCGGCGGAGCGGTGACCCGGGTCCGCTTCGTCCCCGAGGTCGCCGTCTCCGAGGCGGTCCACGCCGACGGCCTCTGGGGCGGCACCGACGAGCGCGTCGACCGCGGCATCGCCCGGGTGCAGGGGCTGCTCGGCCATGAGGCCGTCGTCGCCCCGGTGCTCCAGGGCGGCCGGAGCCCGCGCGACCGGCAGGCGTACGTCCCCTGGGGCGACCGCCCCAGCACGCTGCGCGACCGTACGCTGCCCTGGCCAGGAAGCATTCCGCCGCCGGCGCCCGCCCGGGTGCTGGCCGACCCGTGGCCGGCGGAGGTCTGCGACCAGGCCGGGCGCCCGGTCGTGGTGCTCCCGCGCGGCGGCGTCTCCGCCGACCCCGTCCGCTACCGGCCCTCGGCGGGCGAGCCCTGGCAGCGGGTCGCCTCCTGGGCCGGCCCGTGGCCGGTCACCGAGGCGTGGTGGGAGCCCGGCGGCGGACGGCGGGTCGCCCGCTTCCAGCTCGTCGGGGTCGACGGCCGCGCCTGGCTGGCCACCTTCGACACCGACCACTGGCTCACCGAAGCCAGCTATGACTGA
- the hemW gene encoding radical SAM family heme chaperone HemW: MPSALPPGDPAPTDGSLPADSLSTLGEKGLGFYVHVPFCTVRCGYCDFNTYTAVELGEGVSRQTYADQAIEEVRLARRVLGERDKHVDTVFFGGGTPTLLPAQDLTGILRAIKDEFGLADDVEVTTEANPDSVDLDYLRALREGGFTRLSFGMQSAVPHVLHTLDRTHDPERVPLVVEWAREAGFEQVSLDLIYGTPGESIDDWRTSLDTALASNPDHISAYSLIVEDGTALARRVRRGELEMPDEDDLADKYELADATLRKHGLTWYEVSNWATEESQRCRHNMLYWQGGDWWGVGPGAHSHVGGTRWWNVKHPKAYADRIGAKQSPAHAREVLAEEDRRVERVLLELRLADGLPSDALDDDGRTALPEQVRRGLVTVDGDTIVLTDTGRLLADAVVRDLLP, from the coding sequence GTGCCTTCCGCTCTGCCTCCCGGCGATCCCGCCCCCACCGACGGGTCGCTCCCGGCCGACTCGCTGAGCACGCTGGGGGAGAAGGGCCTGGGCTTCTACGTCCACGTCCCGTTCTGCACGGTCCGGTGCGGCTACTGCGACTTCAACACCTACACGGCGGTCGAGCTCGGCGAAGGCGTGAGCAGGCAGACGTACGCCGACCAGGCCATCGAGGAGGTCAGGCTGGCGCGCCGGGTGCTCGGTGAGCGTGACAAGCACGTGGACACCGTCTTCTTCGGCGGCGGCACCCCGACGCTCCTGCCGGCGCAAGACCTCACCGGCATCCTCCGGGCGATCAAGGACGAGTTCGGCCTCGCCGACGACGTCGAGGTGACGACCGAGGCCAACCCCGACTCCGTCGACCTCGACTACCTGCGCGCGCTGCGCGAGGGCGGCTTCACCCGGCTCAGCTTCGGCATGCAGTCCGCGGTCCCGCACGTGCTGCACACCCTCGACCGCACCCACGACCCCGAGCGGGTCCCGCTGGTCGTGGAGTGGGCCCGCGAGGCGGGCTTCGAGCAGGTCTCCCTCGACCTCATCTACGGCACCCCGGGCGAGTCGATCGACGACTGGCGCACCAGCCTCGACACCGCGCTCGCCAGCAACCCCGACCACATCTCGGCCTACTCGCTCATCGTCGAGGACGGCACCGCCCTGGCCCGACGGGTCCGACGGGGCGAGCTCGAGATGCCCGACGAGGACGACCTGGCCGACAAGTACGAGCTGGCCGACGCCACCCTCCGAAAGCACGGCCTGACCTGGTACGAGGTCTCCAACTGGGCGACCGAGGAGAGCCAGCGCTGCCGCCACAACATGCTCTACTGGCAGGGCGGCGACTGGTGGGGTGTCGGCCCCGGCGCCCACAGCCACGTCGGCGGCACCCGGTGGTGGAACGTCAAGCACCCCAAGGCGTACGCGGACCGCATCGGTGCCAAGCAGAGCCCCGCCCACGCCCGCGAGGTCCTCGCCGAGGAGGACCGTCGGGTCGAGCGCGTCCTCCTCGAGCTCCGCCTCGCCGACGGCCTCCCGTCGGACGCCCTCGACGACGACGGCCGCACCGCCCTCCCCGAGCAGGTACGCCGCGGCCTGGTCACCGTCGACGGCGACACGATCGTGCTCACCGACACCGGAAGACTCCTCGCCGACGCGGTGGTCCGAGACCTGCTCCCCTGA